In the Magnolia sinica isolate HGM2019 chromosome 15, MsV1, whole genome shotgun sequence genome, one interval contains:
- the LOC131226693 gene encoding superoxide dismutase [Cu-Zn], chloroplastic, with protein MATNVLLLGASPSSPLFSSVYYPSQSSPFVGRLPIRFGRHPSLKAAAARGLTIVAETKKAVAVLKGNAQVEGVVTLLQEDDGPTTVKVRVVGLTPGLHGFHLHEYGDTTNGCISTGPHFNPNKLTHGAPEDEIRHAGDLGNIVANSDGVAEATIVDSQIPLSGPNAVVGRALVVHELEDDLGKGGHELSLTTGNAGGRLACGVVGLAPIE; from the exons ATGGCAACTAACGTCCTCCTGTTGGGAGCGTCCCCATCTTCTCCCCTCTTTTCATCTGTCTACTACCCATCCCAATCCTCGCCTTTCGTGGGACGATTACCCATCAGATTCGGTCGTCATCCCTCTTTGAAGGCGGCAGCTGCGAGGGGGCTGACGATAGTTGCGGAGACGAAGAAGGCCGTCGCCGTTCTCAAGGGAAACGCTCAGGTCGAGGGCGTCGTCACTCTACTCCAGGAAGATGACG GTCCTACAACGGTGAAAGTTCGTGTTGTTGGGCTTACTCCTGGCCTTCATGGGTTCCATCTC CATGAGTACGGTGACACTACCAATGGTTGCATATCAACAG GACCACACTTTAACCCTAATAAATTGACACATGGTGCTCCTGAGGATGAAATTCGCCATGCGGGTGACCTGGGAAACATAGTTGCTAATTCTGACG GAGTAGCTGAGGCAACGATAGTGGATAGCCAG ATACCACTGAGTGGACCCAATGCAGTCGTTGGCAGAGCCTTAGTGGTTCATGAGCTTGAAGATGACCTGGGAAAGG GAGGGCATGAACTTAGCCTTACTACTGGCAATGCAGGCGGCAGATTGGCATGTG